A single genomic interval of Falco naumanni isolate bFalNau1 chromosome 11, bFalNau1.pat, whole genome shotgun sequence harbors:
- the DPH5 gene encoding diphthine methyl ester synthase, translating into MLYLVGLGLGDAKDITVKGLEAVRRCRRVYLEAYTSLLTVGKEALEEFYGKELILADRETVEQDADSILKEADVCDVAFLVVGDPFGATTHSDLVLRAVKLGIPYKIIHNASIMNAVGCCGLQLYNFGETVSIVFWTDTWKPESFFDKIQKNRQNGMHTLCLLDIKVKEQSLENLMKGRKIYEPPRYMSVNQAAEQLLAIIQNRRLQGEEPEITENTVCVGLARVGAPDQKIASGTLYQMSTVELGGPLHSLIVTGTMHPLEIEMLKLFSVDSSSFENNAFQKTT; encoded by the exons ATGCTGTACCTGGTCGGGCTGGGCCTGGGCGATGCCAAGGACATCACGGTGAAGGGGCTGGAGGCGGTGAGGCGGTGCCGCAGAGTGTACCTGGAGGCCTACACGTCCCTCCTCACGGTGGGCAAGGAGGCGCTG GAGGAGTTTTATGGAAAAGAATTGATTTTGGCTGACCGAGAAACAGTGGAACAAGACGCAgatagcattttaaaagaagctgaTGTTTGTGATGTTGCGTTTCTTGTAGTTGGTGATCCTTTCGG gGCCACAACGCATAGCGATTTAGTACTACGTGCAGTAAAACTGGGGATTCCATACAAGATCATTCATAATGCTTCAATAATGAATGCAGTGGGCTGCTGTGGTTTACAG ttGTACAATTTTGGAGAGACAGTTTCTATAGTTTTCTGGACGGATACATGGAAGCCAGAAAGCTTTTTTGACAAGATCCAGAAGAACAGGCAGAATGGAATGCACACACTGTGCTTACTTG ATATCAAAGTGAAAGAGCAGTCTCTGGAGAATCTAATGAA aggaagaaagatttATGAGCCACCACGCTACATGAGTGTGAATCAAGCCGCAGAACAGCTTCTTGCCATTATTCAAAACAGGAGGCTCCAAGGAGAAGAACCAG aaattactgaaaacacAGTCTGTGTTGGTCTGGCACGTGTGGGTGCACCGGATCAGAAGATTGCTTCAGGCACACTGTATCAGATGTCCACAGTGGAATTAGGTGGTCCGCTGCATTCTTTGATTGTTACAGGCACTATGCATCCTCTGGAAATAGAAATGCTTAAGCTTTTTTCTGTAGATAGttccagttttgaaaataatgcatttcaaaagaccacttaa